From the Oncorhynchus nerka isolate Pitt River linkage group LG28, Oner_Uvic_2.0, whole genome shotgun sequence genome, one window contains:
- the si:dkey-51a16.9 gene encoding RING finger protein 122 — MTSEDIYHLPLNMYVIILGIGLFIFMLSLIFCCYMFRLRRQGTREQYGYNEVVLKGAGKKLSLLGQTCAVCLEEFKSRDELGVCPCSHAFHKKCLLKWLEIRSVCPMCNKPICRLQPDPPQGAERPQSPMEV; from the exons ATGACATCGGAAGACATCTACCACCTGCCCCTCAACATGTACGTCATCATTCTGGGCATCGGCCTCTTCATCTTCATGCTCAGCCTGATCTTCTGCTGCTACATGTTCAG GTTAAGGCGACAAGGCACAAGGGAGCAATATGGATATAATGAG GTTGTTTTGAAAGGAGCAGGAAAGAAACTGAGTCTTCTTGGA CAGACCTGTGCCGTGTGCTTAGAAGAGTTCAAAAGCAGAGACGAGCTTGGAGTGTGTCCCTGCTCACATGCCTTCCACAAGAA GTGTCTGTTAAAATGGCTGGAGATCCGCAGTGTCTGCCCCATGTGTAACAAACCCATCTGCCGTTTGCAGCCAGACCCCCCACAGGGCGCAGAGAGGCCCCAGAGCCCAATGGAGGTGTGA